TTACTTGGCACAACATGGCCGCTTGTTTACCTCCTCCATGGCAGCCATTTTTCAAGATGGAGACCAATTTTATTATGTGTTTATTAAACATGCAATATTTATGTGTTGAGTGCATGGATTTGAATGAAAGAAAGTGCAAAAGAGACAGAAATGAATTGCCAATAAAATGGGTCTTACCTGGATATCCACTTTGCAGATACATCCACATGAATCACTTTTCACATTTATATTTACACTTACATTTACAGTTTTTTTCACTTATATTTACACAATTTCTTCCACTGGCACTGCACCAAGATGTTGAGGAAAGCAAGTGTCCCTGCAGAAGTTTAATTGGCAGATGCCACAGCCGTAGCTCGACTCAACTGCACGCCCAGTTGGGGTCTGTCTCCTCAGGTTCTTGCAGGTGATGCAGGCACGCTTTCTGCCATCAAACTTGATGAGTGTGTGTACTCCAATGTTGGCCTCGTTGACTATCTGTGCCTTTCTCTTGGGTGCAAGCTTTTTCCTCGAAGAAAATCCCCCAATGAGGTGATCCGCAAGATCAAGACGGAAGTCGAGGAGGGCGTAGCGCGTCTTGGGTTTGTCTAACACTGTCTGGTCGTACAGAATGTAGGCATTGTTGATGCAGGCGTCGAACACAAAGCTCATCAAATATCTCCAGTATTTGTGGCTCTTCTGCACAGTGTTGTAGTAGCCTCGCATTTGGTCTGAGTTGTCAACTCCGCCCATGTGTTGATCGTAGAGCTTGACAACGGATGGGCATGGCACGGCAACTCTGGCTTGCTGGGTCCGGTCCCACCTCAGCACACTGTTGTCTTCGTTGCTGCAGTTGGTAGAGAGGAAGTTGACATCTCTCTTGTCGTGCCAAACTGATGCCAGTGTGTTGTCCTTCTGAAAGACAAGGCTCTGCCCCTTTGTCAGCTTTCGGTGCTGCTTCATGCCTACTGGCAGGCCAACCCGGTTGGATCGGACGGTGGCACAGGCGTATGTGCCTTCTGCCAGTAGATCTGTCATCAGCGTCACAGaggaaaaaaaattgtcaaaatacAGGTGATGATGCAGTCCAAAGAAAGGGGAAGACAGTCTCATCACCACATCATGGCCCAGACCATGTTGTGTGCCATCAGCTCTCCTCCCCGTGTACACTTCAAACTGGAGAAGATATCCTGTGTTGGATTCGGCAGCACACCACACTTTCATGCCCCATTTGATGGGTTTATACATGCGTAGTGTGCTTCTTCCCTTGAAAGCCACCATGGCCTCATCAATACTGATGTCACAGTCAGGGGTGTAGTGCTCCAGGAAAGACTGGTTTGCCATGTCTAGCAAATCCCTAACTTTGAAGAGGCGGTCTCTGTTTACATCTGCTGGGTCAGGTAGGTGGTCATTGTCTGCCAGGTGAATGAATTCTTTCAGCTTTTGGTAGCGCTTCAAAGACATCACTTTGTTTACACCTGGCACACCAAGACGATCGTCAGCACTCCAATACATGTCGTCTCTTGGGAGGTTGTGAA
This region of Littorina saxatilis isolate snail1 linkage group LG8, US_GU_Lsax_2.0, whole genome shotgun sequence genomic DNA includes:
- the LOC138974682 gene encoding piggyBac transposable element-derived protein 4-like — its product is MESSSESENEEHFVGFDIADIPVRPDAPESDIDVSDVSSVHTSDLSDWDDRNSDSESDFEEQAPVPTDRFGWASVTTPIAITPFGPRVIGPKTDDLGNNPNQLDFFFLLFKPAMIDSIVTQTNKYAREKIANKPNGIDPHWREDTTAEEVKAFFGVLILMGIHNLPRDDMYWSADDRLGVPGVNKVMSLKRYQKLKEFIHLADNDHLPDPADVNRDRLFKVRDLLDMANQSFLEHYTPDCDISIDEAMVAFKGRSTLRMYKPIKWGMKVWCAAESNTGYLLQFEVYTGRRADGTQHGLGHDVVMRLSSPFFGLHHHLYFDNFFSSVTLMTDLLAEGTYACATVRSNRVGLPVGMKQHRKLTKGQSLVFQKDNTLASVWHDKRDVNFLSTNCSNEDNSVLRWDRTQQARVAVPCPSVVKLYDQHMGGVDNSDQMRGYYNTVQKSHKYWRYLMSFVFDACINNAYILYDQTVLDKPKTRYALLDFRLDLADHLIGGFSSRKKLAPKRKAQIVNEANIGVHTLIKFDGRKRACITCKNLRRQTPTGRAVESSYGCGICQLNFCRDTCFPQHLGAVPVEEIV